The following are encoded together in the Cryptosporangium aurantiacum genome:
- a CDS encoding SDR family NAD(P)-dependent oxidoreductase produces the protein MTAAVSGSTAAATPAGHRRFEGKVVVITGATSGIGRATAEAFAREGAHVIFCGRRAALGRQVQAAIRGTGGSATFVPADVRFPDQVQRLVDTAVARHGRLDIAFNNAGVLGARKPVQDTTDAEFDELIDINLRGVFNAMRAELRQFRRQQGAPGVIVNTSSFHAYAARALSPVYGATKGAILAMTRSAAIVQGEDRTGIRINVLAPGTVDTRLLRQATGGDPAATARAAQDASGLRRIATPAEMAGVVLFLASDDAVYITGEGIAADGGALASI, from the coding sequence TCGTCATCACCGGTGCCACGTCCGGCATCGGCCGGGCAACCGCCGAGGCGTTCGCTCGCGAAGGTGCACACGTGATTTTCTGCGGACGACGTGCCGCGCTCGGCCGTCAGGTGCAGGCCGCGATCCGAGGCACCGGGGGCAGCGCCACCTTCGTACCGGCCGACGTCCGGTTTCCCGACCAGGTGCAGCGCCTCGTCGACACCGCCGTCGCCCGGCACGGCCGGCTCGACATCGCCTTCAACAACGCGGGAGTCCTGGGCGCCCGCAAACCCGTCCAGGACACGACCGACGCGGAGTTCGACGAACTGATCGACATCAACCTGCGCGGGGTGTTCAACGCGATGCGCGCCGAGCTTCGCCAGTTCCGCCGCCAGCAAGGCGCCCCGGGCGTCATCGTGAACACCTCGTCGTTCCACGCCTACGCCGCCCGCGCACTCAGCCCTGTCTACGGCGCCACCAAGGGCGCGATCCTCGCGATGACCCGCAGCGCCGCCATCGTCCAGGGCGAGGACCGGACCGGAATCCGGATCAACGTGCTTGCCCCGGGCACGGTCGACACCCGACTGTTGCGGCAGGCCACCGGGGGAGACCCGGCGGCGACCGCGCGAGCCGCGCAGGACGCCTCGGGTCTGCGCCGGATCGCCACCCCGGCGGAGATGGCAGGGGTTGTGTTGTTCCTCGCTTCCGACGACGCCGTGTACATCACCGGCGAGGGCATCGCCGCGGACGGCGGCGCACTCGCCTCCATCTGA